A region from the Thermanaeromonas toyohensis ToBE genome encodes:
- a CDS encoding type II secretion system protein GspG gives MLSRLRKSLKSEKGFTLVELMVVVVIIGILVAIVLPQFMKQTDRARTSRAQAELQAMKTLIETWAMDDKNGKAKYPYTQAQLQAALNAGGIQWTNLSDPWGNAYSYYVDTSGKKKFILASNGPDGNAGTNDDIFVTESSAPSVGTYVTTGYTSYDSLPPQ, from the coding sequence ATGCTAAGTAGGTTGAGAAAGTCTTTAAAGAGTGAAAAAGGTTTCACCTTAGTTGAGTTAATGGTCGTTGTAGTGATAATCGGTATTTTAGTGGCTATTGTTTTGCCCCAGTTTATGAAACAAACTGATAGAGCAAGGACAAGTAGAGCGCAAGCTGAACTACAGGCAATGAAGACTCTAATTGAAACATGGGCTATGGATGATAAGAATGGCAAGGCTAAATATCCGTACACTCAAGCTCAGCTGCAGGCTGCTCTTAACGCCGGCGGAATTCAGTGGACTAACCTGAGCGATCCGTGGGGTAACGCTTATAGTTATTATGTTGATACATCGGGCAAGAAAAAGTTCATACTTGCTAGCAATGGGCCTGATGGGAATGCAGGAACTAATGATGACATATTTGTAACGGAAAGTTCTGCTCCGTCTGTGGGGACTTATGTTACGACTGGGTATACTTCTTATGACAGCCTACCACCACAATAA
- a CDS encoding type IV pilus modification PilV family protein produces MSKLERGFTLLEVVVSVAILLVALVPLVDYLVLATRWSASSQEDVTALMLAQGKIEEIKKKPFEEVRNEPGNPQDPPITFIENPSFSYRVSVQEAGRYLKTVTVTVFYEDVSGPREMSLTADKGWR; encoded by the coding sequence ATGAGTAAACTTGAGCGCGGGTTTACACTTTTAGAAGTGGTGGTAAGCGTGGCCATTTTACTGGTGGCCCTAGTGCCTCTAGTAGATTATCTGGTCTTGGCTACACGTTGGTCTGCTTCATCTCAGGAGGACGTAACGGCTCTAATGCTAGCGCAAGGCAAAATAGAAGAAATTAAGAAGAAGCCCTTTGAAGAAGTGCGGAACGAACCGGGCAACCCCCAGGATCCACCCATAACCTTTATAGAGAACCCCTCTTTTAGTTATCGGGTCTCCGTCCAGGAGGCTGGCCGTTATCTTAAAACTGTTACTGTAACTGTATTTTACGAAGATGTAAGCGGCCCCAGAGAAATGAGCTTGACGGCGGATAAAGGCTGGAGGTAA
- a CDS encoding GspE/PulE family protein, translated as MDGRRRLGDLLVEAGLLTPEQLEQALKEQKRTGERLGKVLARLGLVSEKDILEVLEFQLGIPKVVLADYRLDPEVVKLIPEGLARRHLAVPVRKDGKRLLVAMADPLNLTALDDLRLATGLEIMPAIASEAEIEATLSRFWQPSLEPPNIAGLEEVAAAGAVRTRESFDLDEMARAGMEGAPAVQLVNKLIAQAVRSRASDIHIEPQEGYVRVRFRIDGLLREVLRLPLGVLSSLISRIKIMGGMDIAEKRLPQDGRFQVTLEKRSIDLRVSSMPTVYGEKVVLRILDKATMLLPLDALGFLPSTRERYESLIRSAYGMILITGPTGSGKTTTLYATLNALSSPEKNIVTIEDPVEYLLPGINQVGVNPKAGLDFASGLRAILRQDPDVIMVGEIRDQETADIAVRAATTGHLVLSTLHTNDAAGAVTRLLDMGIEPFLVNSSLIGVVAQRLVRLICPRCKEPYAPEQSTSLYAFLGEEGEGRIFYRGRGCQDCNYTGYQGRTAIQEVLVMNEEIRTLVAAKAPATEIKKAAVAGGMVTLREDGLLKASQGLTTVEEVIRVSLGGF; from the coding sequence ATGGATGGCAGAAGGCGCCTGGGAGACTTGTTGGTAGAAGCAGGTTTGCTCACCCCAGAACAATTGGAGCAAGCTTTAAAAGAGCAGAAACGCACAGGAGAGCGGCTAGGTAAGGTACTGGCGCGCCTCGGTTTGGTTAGCGAAAAGGATATTCTAGAGGTGCTAGAATTCCAGCTGGGGATACCCAAAGTGGTCCTGGCCGATTATCGGTTGGATCCTGAGGTGGTGAAGCTTATACCTGAAGGCCTGGCCCGCCGCCATCTAGCTGTACCAGTACGTAAGGATGGCAAAAGATTATTAGTAGCCATGGCCGATCCCTTGAATCTCACTGCCCTGGATGACCTCCGTCTGGCCACGGGGTTAGAAATTATGCCTGCTATAGCTTCCGAGGCAGAGATAGAGGCCACCTTATCCCGTTTCTGGCAGCCATCCCTGGAACCCCCTAACATTGCAGGGTTAGAAGAGGTGGCAGCGGCAGGAGCGGTAAGGACTAGGGAATCCTTTGACCTGGATGAGATGGCCCGGGCGGGTATGGAAGGCGCTCCTGCTGTCCAGTTGGTCAATAAACTTATAGCCCAAGCTGTACGCTCCCGGGCGAGCGACATCCATATCGAACCCCAGGAAGGATATGTGCGGGTACGTTTCCGGATCGATGGCCTTCTGCGGGAGGTGCTACGCTTGCCTTTGGGAGTCTTAAGCAGCTTGATCTCCCGCATCAAAATCATGGGGGGTATGGATATAGCTGAAAAACGCCTCCCCCAAGATGGCCGCTTCCAGGTAACCTTAGAAAAGCGTAGCATAGACCTGCGGGTTTCTAGTATGCCTACTGTTTATGGAGAAAAGGTGGTCCTTCGGATCCTGGATAAGGCTACTATGCTCCTTCCCCTGGATGCCCTCGGATTCCTTCCCAGCACTAGAGAACGCTACGAAAGCCTAATACGTAGCGCTTACGGCATGATCCTTATTACTGGCCCTACGGGAAGCGGCAAGACCACCACCCTATATGCCACCCTTAACGCTTTAAGCTCCCCCGAGAAAAATATCGTTACTATTGAAGATCCAGTGGAATATCTTCTTCCGGGTATCAACCAGGTGGGGGTCAATCCCAAAGCCGGTCTCGATTTTGCTTCCGGTTTAAGGGCTATCCTCAGGCAGGATCCCGATGTGATTATGGTGGGGGAAATTCGGGATCAGGAGACAGCTGATATAGCTGTACGGGCAGCCACCACCGGTCACTTAGTCTTAAGTACTTTACATACTAATGATGCTGCTGGTGCGGTCACACGGCTATTAGATATGGGTATTGAACCCTTCCTTGTGAATTCTTCCTTGATAGGGGTGGTGGCCCAGCGGTTAGTACGCCTCATTTGCCCACGGTGCAAGGAACCTTACGCGCCGGAACAGAGCACAAGTCTTTATGCTTTTCTGGGAGAGGAAGGGGAGGGCCGCATTTTTTACCGCGGGCGTGGGTGCCAGGATTGCAACTATACAGGTTACCAGGGACGGACCGCCATCCAGGAGGTCCTGGTGATGAACGAGGAGATACGCACCCTTGTGGCCGCCAAGGCGCCAGCTACAGAGATTAAGAAAGCGGCCGTTGCTGGAGGCATGGTCACCTTACGCGAAGACGGTCTCCTTAAAGCCAGCCAGGGTTTGACCACGGTAGAGGAAGTTATCCGCGTTTCCCTAGGTGGATTTTAA
- a CDS encoding GspH/FimT family pseudopilin, producing the protein MTKKASEGFTLVEIALVVALMGIVLSISLPSLSKPLAYYRLKVAAEQLAQDLREAQQTALNEESSYYGVFFAAGGNYYEVRKAEGVSPRVIKRVVLPPTVQIVATTFNNNYLSFTAKGTPYPTGGTVTLQDMVSGRFLYVIVASVTGRVRVSSSPPDSWEVR; encoded by the coding sequence TTGACCAAAAAGGCGAGCGAAGGCTTTACTCTAGTGGAAATAGCTTTAGTTGTGGCCCTGATGGGCATAGTGCTAAGCATAAGCCTTCCTTCTCTTAGCAAGCCCCTGGCTTATTACCGCCTTAAGGTAGCTGCCGAACAGCTAGCCCAGGATCTACGCGAAGCCCAGCAAACGGCCCTTAATGAGGAGAGCAGTTACTACGGCGTGTTTTTTGCCGCAGGTGGCAACTATTACGAAGTGCGGAAAGCTGAGGGGGTTTCCCCCAGGGTTATAAAACGGGTGGTATTACCACCCACCGTGCAGATCGTGGCCACCACTTTTAATAATAACTACCTCAGTTTCACGGCCAAAGGTACGCCTTATCCTACAGGAGGCACGGTCACCTTACAGGATATGGTTTCTGGCCGGTTTCTTTACGTTATTGTGGCTTCTGTTACAGGCAGGGTCCGGGTGAGCAGCTCACCGCCAGATAGCTGGGAGGTGCGGTAA
- a CDS encoding type II secretion system F family protein, whose translation MRFRYKARDTSGNLIKGIIEAESEQLAGRQLRNQGLFITELRPVRSELEINLGLDYLRFFLLKRVSRRDLALFCRQLGTMLSAGIPIINALRTLSRQADNRFLKESIDKVLEDLQQGEMLHQALSKSPKVFPAIMVYSVEAGEISGALDETLIRLAEHFEREHEIAEKIKSAMTYPFIVFMVSLASIAFMLTFVLPMFSNIIGNLGVPLPWPTRMVLGLSQFLRRWWFMFVVVGIALGYLIWWWAKREKVRYALDKVILRLPVFGRLKHQALLSQFSRTLGTLLYSGVPILEALEVVERTVGNRIVAEALALAQEQVRDGKSIASPLAESGVFPPMVVEMVTVGEETGTLDALLARLAAFYDREVGEMASRLSSLIEPFLIIGLGAVVGLIVISVLLPVFQVVGSVR comes from the coding sequence ATGAGGTTCAGGTACAAAGCCAGGGATACTAGCGGAAACCTTATCAAAGGCATCATTGAAGCGGAGAGCGAGCAGCTGGCCGGCCGCCAGTTAAGGAATCAGGGTCTTTTTATAACCGAACTACGGCCTGTAAGAAGCGAGCTGGAGATCAACTTAGGGTTAGATTATTTGAGATTTTTCCTTCTAAAACGAGTTAGCCGTAGGGATTTGGCCCTGTTTTGCCGCCAGCTGGGCACTATGCTGTCGGCGGGTATCCCCATTATCAATGCTTTAAGAACCTTAAGCAGGCAGGCGGATAACCGCTTTTTAAAAGAAAGTATAGATAAGGTACTGGAAGATTTACAGCAAGGGGAGATGTTGCACCAGGCTTTAAGCAAGTCACCCAAGGTATTTCCAGCTATAATGGTCTACTCCGTAGAGGCAGGAGAGATCAGCGGCGCCCTCGATGAAACACTAATACGATTAGCCGAGCATTTTGAGCGGGAACACGAAATAGCAGAAAAGATTAAATCAGCTATGACCTATCCCTTTATTGTCTTTATGGTTTCTTTAGCTTCCATAGCTTTTATGCTCACTTTTGTCTTGCCTATGTTTAGCAATATAATCGGTAACCTGGGCGTACCCCTACCCTGGCCCACCAGAATGGTATTAGGATTAAGCCAATTTTTAAGACGTTGGTGGTTTATGTTTGTGGTAGTAGGAATAGCTTTAGGCTATCTAATCTGGTGGTGGGCTAAAAGGGAGAAAGTGCGCTACGCCCTGGATAAAGTTATATTGCGCCTTCCAGTATTCGGACGCTTAAAACACCAAGCTTTACTTTCCCAGTTTAGCCGTACCCTGGGAACCCTGCTGTACAGCGGAGTACCTATCTTAGAGGCTTTGGAGGTGGTAGAGCGGACAGTAGGGAATCGCATAGTAGCTGAGGCTTTAGCCCTGGCCCAGGAGCAGGTAAGGGATGGGAAGAGTATAGCCTCGCCCCTGGCGGAAAGCGGTGTTTTCCCGCCTATGGTAGTAGAGATGGTTACCGTAGGCGAAGAAACAGGTACTCTAGACGCCCTGCTGGCAAGGCTTGCCGCTTTCTACGACCGCGAAGTAGGCGAGATGGCCAGCCGTCTTTCTTCCCTTATCGAGCCCTTCTTAATTATTGGCCTGGGCGCTGTGGTGGGGTTGATTGTAATATCCGTCCTACTGCCGGTATTCCAGGTGGTAGGAAGCGTGAGGTGA
- a CDS encoding prepilin-type N-terminal cleavage/methylation domain-containing protein has protein sequence MRVKVAGFTLVEVVVAVTILFIVLSAALALYVQGTLMYKREESGVEIQENARIALDRLVRELRSAREIDEVKATSITFTLDDGSKVRYYHDISRQQLMREKNGGVNPVASFIKDLRFEREPPDASHDVLVRITLVAGEGDGEGSTFTTNVFVR, from the coding sequence TTGAGGGTTAAGGTAGCCGGATTCACCCTGGTAGAAGTGGTTGTAGCGGTTACTATCTTATTCATAGTCTTAAGTGCAGCTCTAGCCCTTTACGTCCAGGGAACGCTGATGTATAAGCGTGAGGAGAGCGGGGTGGAGATCCAGGAGAACGCCCGCATCGCTCTAGATAGGCTGGTGCGGGAGCTAAGGAGTGCGCGGGAAATTGATGAGGTGAAAGCAACTTCTATAACCTTTACTTTAGATGACGGTTCAAAGGTACGTTATTATCATGACATCTCCCGGCAGCAGCTTATGCGGGAGAAGAATGGCGGGGTTAATCCGGTAGCAAGTTTTATAAAGGATTTGCGTTTTGAAAGGGAGCCCCCAGACGCCTCACACGACGTTTTGGTAAGAATTACTCTGGTAGCGGGAGAAGGGGACGGGGAGGGCTCTACCTTTACTACCAATGTGTTTGTAAGGTGA
- the aroC gene encoding chorismate synthase, producing MLRFLTAGESHGPSLVTIVEGMPAGIPLNIEFINARLARRQGGYGRGERMAIEKDEVEILSGVRGGFTLGSPIALRIANRDWANWREIMSPAPGAKEDRRVTRPRPGHADLPGGIKYAQGDLRNVLERASARETAARVAAGAIAIAFLECLGVELATHVVRIGPVQVKREIPFDEALGATASPVYCADEEASRSMLEAIDEAREKGDTLGGIFEILVRGLPPGLGSHVHWDRRLDGRLAQALMSIPAIKGVEIGEGFALAAKRGSEAHDEIGFTPGKGFFHYSNRAGGLEGGITNGEILIVRAAMKPIPTLRQPLRSVDWITKEEVVAAVERSDVCAVPAAAVVGEAMVAWVLACAYLEKFGGDHLEEIKKRVKEYWDYVRNL from the coding sequence ATGTTGCGCTTTTTAACCGCTGGAGAATCCCATGGCCCTAGTTTGGTAACCATCGTGGAGGGGATGCCTGCCGGTATCCCCCTAAATATTGAATTTATTAACGCGAGGTTGGCTAGGCGGCAGGGTGGCTATGGCCGGGGAGAGCGTATGGCCATTGAGAAGGATGAAGTAGAGATCCTTTCTGGCGTGCGCGGCGGCTTTACTTTAGGTAGCCCCATTGCCCTTAGGATAGCTAACCGGGATTGGGCTAACTGGCGGGAGATAATGTCTCCGGCTCCTGGTGCTAAAGAGGACCGCCGGGTTACAAGGCCACGGCCAGGCCATGCTGACCTACCCGGGGGGATAAAATATGCTCAAGGAGATTTGCGTAATGTCCTCGAAAGGGCGAGCGCCCGGGAAACGGCTGCACGGGTGGCAGCCGGAGCTATAGCTATAGCTTTTCTAGAGTGTCTAGGGGTAGAATTGGCTACCCATGTAGTACGTATAGGCCCAGTACAGGTTAAACGGGAAATCCCCTTTGATGAAGCCCTGGGTGCAACAGCTTCCCCGGTCTACTGTGCTGATGAGGAAGCTAGCCGGTCCATGCTGGAAGCTATCGATGAAGCGCGAGAAAAAGGCGATACTTTAGGCGGTATCTTTGAAATTTTAGTCCGGGGCTTACCTCCGGGGCTAGGCAGCCACGTCCATTGGGATAGACGCCTAGATGGCCGCCTGGCCCAGGCCCTTATGAGCATTCCCGCCATTAAAGGGGTAGAAATAGGTGAGGGCTTTGCCCTGGCTGCCAAGCGTGGCTCTGAAGCCCATGACGAAATAGGTTTTACTCCAGGTAAAGGTTTTTTCCATTATTCTAACCGGGCGGGAGGCTTAGAAGGTGGTATCACTAATGGCGAGATCCTTATTGTACGTGCGGCTATGAAGCCTATTCCTACCTTACGCCAGCCTCTCCGCAGTGTAGATTGGATAACCAAAGAAGAAGTTGTAGCAGCCGTAGAACGTTCAGATGTCTGCGCGGTCCCGGCAGCAGCGGTTGTAGGTGAGGCTATGGTAGCCTGGGTCCTGGCTTGTGCTTATCTTGAGAAATTTGGCGGGGATCACCTAGAAGAGATAAAGAAACGAGTAAAAGAGTATTGGGATTATGTACGTAATTTATAG
- a CDS encoding type IV pilus twitching motility protein PilT, whose product MSQVILVKLEEILKEAVQRGASDVHLTVGLPPVFRRIGRLEPQKQWPILTASVLEALAKQILGPRWEEFQNRKELDLAYSLPGLGRFRVNVFYQRGSVGAAIRLVNTIIPTLEELGLPPVVGELADQLHGLVLVTGPTGSGKSTTLAAMIDRINQRRSCHIITLEDPIEYLHQHKKSIVNQREIGSDSPSFASALRAALRQDPDVILVGEMRDLETVATAITAAETGHLVLATLHTSSAVQSIDRIIDVFPPHQQGQIRIQLADTLVGVITQQLLPRADGQGRVVAVEILIATPAVRNLIREGKTHQIISVMQTGGRFGMQTMEMALRNLAARGIISPDYINQQDFG is encoded by the coding sequence ATGAGCCAGGTGATTCTGGTGAAGCTAGAAGAAATTTTAAAAGAGGCAGTCCAAAGGGGCGCCTCAGACGTACATCTTACAGTGGGGCTACCTCCTGTGTTCCGGCGGATAGGGAGGCTGGAACCCCAGAAACAATGGCCCATACTTACGGCTTCTGTTTTAGAGGCGCTGGCTAAACAAATTTTGGGGCCCAGGTGGGAGGAATTCCAGAATCGTAAGGAGTTGGATTTGGCTTATTCGCTCCCTGGCCTGGGCCGCTTTCGAGTCAACGTATTCTACCAGCGGGGAAGTGTAGGGGCCGCTATCCGGTTGGTGAATACTATTATTCCCACTTTAGAAGAGCTAGGCTTGCCTCCAGTGGTAGGGGAGCTAGCTGACCAACTCCACGGATTAGTCCTAGTTACCGGGCCTACCGGGAGCGGTAAGAGCACTACCCTGGCGGCCATGATCGATCGTATAAACCAGCGCCGGAGTTGTCATATCATTACTTTAGAAGATCCTATAGAATATTTGCATCAGCACAAGAAAAGCATAGTGAACCAGCGCGAGATAGGGAGCGATTCCCCTTCCTTTGCCAGCGCCTTAAGGGCTGCCCTGCGCCAGGACCCGGATGTTATTTTGGTAGGTGAGATGCGGGATTTGGAGACAGTGGCTACGGCTATTACAGCCGCAGAGACAGGGCACTTGGTTCTGGCTACCCTACATACCAGTAGCGCGGTCCAGAGTATCGACCGCATTATAGATGTCTTCCCGCCCCATCAGCAGGGTCAGATCAGGATCCAGCTAGCCGATACCTTAGTAGGTGTTATTACCCAACAACTTTTGCCCCGGGCTGATGGCCAGGGACGGGTAGTAGCAGTAGAAATACTTATAGCTACTCCTGCAGTGCGCAATCTCATCCGCGAAGGTAAGACCCACCAGATTATTTCCGTGATGCAAACAGGCGGTCGTTTCGGTATGCAGACCATGGAAATGGCTTTAAGGAACCTGGCCGCCAGAGGAATAATTAGCCCTGATTATATAAATCAGCAGGATTTTGGGTGA
- a CDS encoding shikimate dehydrogenase translates to MPISARTKVVGLLGYPVAHSFSPPMHNAAFKALGLDWVYLAFSVEPRWLPAAVAGIKALGFMGVNVTIPYKESILPLLDEIDPLAELIGAVNTVVVKEGKLVGYNTDASGFWRSLKEEGVDPKGRQALILGAGGAARAVAFTLLKQGCSSLYLANRTYHRAQELAKTLEKAGSIPVKAFPLEESSLASILPEVDLIINTTSVGMESKGGELPLEARKLETRHIVYDLVYNPPRTKLLELASSRGCRTISGRSMLLYQGAEAFTLWTGREAPLEVMKEVLDSLL, encoded by the coding sequence TTGCCTATTTCAGCTCGCACTAAGGTAGTAGGTCTACTGGGTTACCCGGTTGCCCACTCCTTTTCCCCTCCCATGCATAATGCTGCCTTTAAAGCTTTAGGGCTAGACTGGGTGTATCTGGCTTTTAGTGTAGAACCTCGGTGGCTACCGGCCGCTGTAGCTGGTATCAAAGCCTTAGGTTTTATGGGAGTTAATGTTACTATCCCTTATAAGGAATCCATTCTACCTCTTCTGGATGAGATAGATCCCCTAGCGGAGCTCATCGGCGCAGTTAATACAGTGGTAGTAAAAGAGGGAAAATTGGTGGGCTATAATACCGACGCGAGCGGTTTTTGGCGTTCCCTTAAGGAAGAAGGAGTAGACCCTAAGGGTCGGCAAGCCTTGATCTTAGGGGCAGGTGGTGCTGCCCGGGCTGTGGCCTTTACATTACTTAAGCAGGGTTGTAGCAGTTTATACCTTGCTAACCGGACATACCACAGGGCCCAGGAACTAGCCAAAACTTTGGAAAAGGCGGGTTCGATCCCAGTAAAAGCCTTTCCCTTAGAAGAGAGCTCTTTGGCTTCTATCCTGCCGGAAGTGGATTTAATAATCAATACTACTAGCGTGGGAATGGAGTCTAAAGGAGGGGAGCTCCCTTTAGAAGCTAGAAAATTAGAAACCCGCCATATTGTTTATGACTTAGTATATAATCCTCCCCGTACTAAGCTTTTGGAATTGGCTAGTAGCAGGGGGTGTCGAACTATCTCTGGCCGGAGCATGCTTTTATACCAGGGAGCTGAAGCTTTTACTTTATGGACTGGACGGGAAGCTCCTTTAGAAGTCATGAAGGAGGTCCTAGATAGTTTGCTTTAA
- a CDS encoding prepilin peptidase: MLVLGFFSGLLIGSFLNVVIHRLPRGETVVFGRSYCPKCKTVLAWYDLIPLFSYVILRGRCRYCRERISLRYPLVEFLTGAVFAALFFRLGFSLVLFKYLCLASILIAASFIDTEYYLIPNRLIFTALVIGGGFLLSNIEITIGSGLLGALSAGGLLLLLNIVSRGNVGGGDIKLAAVLGLFLGWPLGFLAVLLGLFLAGTVGFFLLAARIKGRKDPLPLAPFLSAGACIAFFGGPSILYWYLSRFWIG; this comes from the coding sequence GTGCTTGTACTGGGATTTTTTTCAGGTCTCCTCATCGGCAGCTTCCTCAATGTTGTGATACATCGCTTGCCAAGAGGAGAAACAGTAGTTTTCGGTCGCTCATACTGTCCAAAATGTAAAACGGTCCTGGCCTGGTACGATTTAATACCTTTATTTAGCTACGTAATTCTACGAGGTCGCTGCCGCTACTGTCGTGAGAGAATCTCTTTAAGATATCCTCTGGTGGAGTTTTTGACGGGCGCGGTTTTTGCCGCGCTCTTTTTCCGCCTGGGGTTTAGCCTAGTATTGTTCAAATACCTTTGCCTGGCCTCTATACTGATCGCTGCCTCTTTTATCGACACGGAGTATTATTTGATACCCAATCGCCTTATTTTTACTGCCCTGGTTATCGGAGGAGGATTCTTGCTGTCGAATATTGAAATAACAATTGGGTCAGGGCTCCTGGGGGCCCTTTCGGCAGGCGGCCTGTTGTTACTCCTAAACATAGTCAGCAGGGGCAATGTGGGTGGTGGTGATATAAAGCTGGCCGCGGTGCTGGGGCTGTTTCTGGGTTGGCCTCTGGGGTTTTTGGCTGTTCTTTTGGGACTATTTCTGGCTGGGACCGTCGGATTTTTCTTGCTGGCAGCCCGGATAAAGGGGCGCAAAGATCCTTTGCCCTTAGCCCCTTTTTTAAGTGCAGGCGCTTGCATAGCCTTTTTTGGGGGTCCTTCCATCCTGTACTGGTATTTAAGCCGCTTTTGGATCGGCTGA
- a CDS encoding shikimate kinase → MPCNIVLIGFMASGKTTVGRLLATYLTWEFVDTDGEIEKLVSSPIPAIFAQKGEAYFRQVEKEIIARVAMASRKVIATGGGAILDPENRARLWADNKVVWLKIPLDTVWQRTAGDDSRPLLKGSTREQVEALFKQREPYYALAHLHVEVEGKSPGQIAQEILEGLKVWLESCR, encoded by the coding sequence TTGCCCTGTAATATCGTTTTAATCGGTTTTATGGCGAGCGGTAAAACTACTGTAGGCCGCCTTTTAGCTACATATCTGACTTGGGAATTTGTGGACACTGATGGTGAAATAGAAAAGCTTGTAAGCTCTCCTATACCAGCTATTTTCGCCCAAAAGGGAGAAGCTTATTTTCGCCAGGTGGAGAAAGAGATTATTGCCCGGGTGGCCATGGCTAGCAGAAAGGTAATAGCTACCGGTGGTGGAGCTATATTAGATCCGGAAAACAGAGCGCGGCTTTGGGCGGATAACAAGGTAGTTTGGCTTAAAATACCTTTAGATACTGTATGGCAACGGACGGCAGGAGATGACAGCCGGCCCTTATTAAAGGGAAGCACCAGGGAACAAGTAGAGGCCCTGTTTAAGCAGCGGGAACCCTACTACGCCTTAGCCCATCTACATGTGGAGGTAGAGGGAAAAAGCCCGGGACAAATAGCTCAGGAGATATTGGAGGGACTAAAGGTATGGTTGGAAAGTTGCAGGTAG
- the aroB gene encoding 3-dehydroquinate synthase, whose amino-acid sequence MVGKLQVDLGDRSYNIYCGQGLLKKLGVLLQPLDLAKRCLIVTDEIIAPLYLSQVIQSLEAAGFLPLVKQVPPGEEAKSLSVAAELYDMALEAGWERRCPVLALGGGTIGDLAGFVAATLLRGVPLIQLPTTLLAQVDSSVGGKVAVNHPRGKNLIGAFYQPCLVVADLSTLKSLPKRELCSGLAEVIKYGMIYDALFFTYLEQHLEEALAGEEEILERIVLRSCEIKAQIVAQDERERDLRAILNFGHTVGHALEAVTKFHVYRHGEAVAIGMMVATRIALSRGLISPEIIERLEKLLRRASLPVEMPNVERYTFLEALIRDKKVREGRVRMVLPVSLGQVEIMEVDTQEIMEAAGL is encoded by the coding sequence ATGGTTGGAAAGTTGCAGGTAGACCTGGGGGACCGCAGTTATAATATTTATTGCGGGCAGGGTTTGCTGAAAAAATTAGGTGTACTTTTGCAGCCCCTGGACCTGGCTAAACGGTGCTTAATAGTTACTGATGAGATAATAGCCCCTTTATATCTTTCTCAAGTTATCCAAAGCCTTGAAGCTGCAGGCTTCCTTCCCCTTGTTAAGCAAGTGCCTCCGGGCGAGGAAGCCAAATCCTTAAGTGTAGCTGCCGAGCTTTATGATATGGCTCTGGAGGCTGGTTGGGAGCGACGCTGTCCAGTACTAGCCTTGGGTGGGGGAACTATAGGGGACCTAGCCGGCTTTGTGGCAGCTACCCTTTTACGGGGGGTACCTTTAATACAGCTTCCGACCACTCTGCTGGCCCAGGTAGATTCTAGTGTGGGTGGTAAAGTAGCCGTTAATCACCCGCGGGGCAAAAACTTAATTGGCGCCTTTTACCAACCCTGCCTTGTAGTAGCAGATCTTTCTACCCTTAAAAGCCTCCCTAAAAGGGAATTATGTTCGGGCCTGGCCGAAGTTATCAAGTATGGGATGATCTATGATGCTCTCTTTTTTACGTACCTCGAGCAACACTTGGAAGAGGCTTTGGCTGGGGAAGAGGAGATTTTAGAAAGAATAGTCCTTCGCTCATGCGAAATCAAAGCCCAGATAGTGGCCCAGGATGAGCGAGAGAGGGATTTAAGGGCTATCCTCAATTTTGGCCACACAGTGGGCCATGCCCTAGAGGCGGTGACTAAATTCCATGTTTACCGCCATGGCGAAGCGGTGGCCATAGGGATGATGGTAGCTACCAGGATCGCTTTGAGCCGCGGCCTTATCAGCCCTGAAATCATAGAAAGGCTAGAAAAGTTACTTCGGCGAGCTTCCCTTCCTGTAGAAATGCCTAATGTGGAACGCTATACTTTCTTGGAGGCCTTGATAAGGGATAAGAAGGTGCGGGAGGGCAGGGTAAGGATGGTACTACCAGTAAGCTTAGGGCAGGTAGAGATAATGGAAGTAGATACCCAGGAAATAATGGAGGCAGCAGGTCTGTGA